The genomic interval GTTCCGGGCGACCTGGTGATGGCATCAGGGTCGGGGCTTGACCCGCACATCACGCTGAAGAACGCGCTGTATCAACTGGACCGCGTCGCCACGAAATGGGCAGAAACAACAAATCGGGAACTCACCACGGTCCATCAGGAAATCGAAACCCTGCTTCGTCAGAAGGCGCAGGCCCCCTTGGGCGGCCTTGTCGGCGTTCAACTGATCAATGTGCTCGAGATGAATCTGGCCCTGAAGGATCGATACGTGATGCAGCCCACCGCGGGAAAGTGAGAAGCCCATCGACGCACAAGAGTGAGTGCCAAAACTCTGGAGGCATTGAACACACGTTCAATGCCTCCGCCCGAAAGATGGGATCGACCAGCCGTTCAAACTTGTTCAAGTTTGCCGCGCTGGTCGATCTCTTTCTATCGCAACGATTGTTACGATGGCTGTTCACCTTGAATGACGCCACACCCGGCAGGATTTCAAGATTCGTGGGACCAACTCTCGAAGCGATGCGCCAATGAGCCAGACTTCCACCGGCCTTTCGTCCACAGAATTCACCGTCGATCAGCATCGTTTCCGTGTCGATTTCCGCAGCGAGAATGGGCAGATCTTCGCCTCGCTGACACCCCCGACCGACGAATTGCGGCTGCTCGGCCTGATTTCGATGATCTGGCTAAGGTGGCCACTGCAACTTCTGGAAAGCATCAAATCCGGTGATTCATTCAGTGCGGGTGGCGAGTTCTGTACGATCCACTTCAATGACAATCCAGAAGATCCGGATCTTCCCGCTGGTGTCACCATCGTCGAGGACGACCACTCGCTGACAGTCAATCACGGATTTTTCAGAACTGTGGTCACGCGGTACGCGAGCTTGCATCTTAAGCACGCGGGAATCGAACAGTTTTTATGGCTGGTGCGATTGCCTCCGACTCGGCAAGCCGAGATCCTGTTGATGATCGAGGGTGAACACTAAGCCCCTTTGATACGTCATTTTCGCCCCCGCCACTTGGCAGTGGACCACCTGTTGCCTGCACGTTTTGCTTGCAACTCGCATTCTTCGCACAGCCTTCGTTACGACATTCACAGCGAGCTTCTACATGGATCTGATCTATCGATATGACCCTCATTTGCCGATTTCAGTGGAATGCCCTTCGGATTCCGCTGCCGCCATGCGACTGCTGTGTGATGGCAATCTCCGACTCACGTCGGTTGTGGCACAAATGCAAAAGGCGACCCTGGGCGAAGGTGGCGTCAGCGAAATCGTTGTCCCCATGAGCCCCGTATCGCTTGGCTTGCCATTAGTTGCCGGAGCGGTTTCGACGCAGCGTCCTTATGCCTTGGTACTTGGCTGCTCGGACGCACGTGTCCCGGTCGAGCCCATCTTTGATCAGTCGTTCAATGATCTGTTCGTACTTCGAATCGCGGGCAACGTGTTAGGTACGGAATGCCTCGGCAGTTTTGACTACGCTGTAAGACAGTTCGCCGACAGTCTGAAACTGGTCGTCGTCCTCGGACACACAGGTTGTGGAGCAGTCTCTGCGGCGGTCGAGACCTACCTAAGTCCCACGGATTATGCGGACATTGCGTTTACGCACGCACTCAGGTCACTGATCGACCGAATCATGATCGCCGTTCGCGGTGCGGCCGGCGCTATTCAACAGGTGTGCGGCAGGAAGGTGCAACAACACCCCAACTACAAAGACGCATTGATCGAAGTCGCAGTCTATCTAAATGCAGCGATCACGGCCTTCGATCTTCGCCGCGAAATCGCGGCATTCGGAGGCGGTTCAATGCACGTTGTGTACGGAGTTTACGACCTGGCAACGTTGTTCGTGAGTCCGATCCCCGCCGCCCATCCAACTAAACCAGGTTTTGCGCCCGCGCCACAGCAGGAGAACCTGACCACCTTGGGACAACAACTCGCGCAGGCCGTGGTTGATAAAGGCGTATTGGGCGAGTGACTCGATCTCCGGAATAGCAAATCGCTCCGAAAACAGGAATCCGCAGATGCCCTTATTTCAGAGCCCATACTGCAACAGAAACTTATCGACATCGATCGCATAAGGAGGACAAACCGCATCCACTTTGCCACTCGGAGAGACAATCACGAACAACGGCATCTTCCCCGACGAAACCTTTCTGGCAATTTGGGGATCGAGCCACACATGCCGCAGCCCGTCGATCTGAAAGTTCTGACTGTTCGTGTCAGCCGCATCGACGGATTCATCACAATTGACGGCAATTAATTCGACCTTGTCAAAAATCGTCTCCCGACCAATCAGTGTTTCCAAGGTCTCAAACAGTTCCGCAAGCTCATCGGCGTTCTCTTTCGACCAGAGCATCATCAATACGGCCCGATGCTCGAACTGCTCAAGCGTGAGCGACTCTCGATCAACGATGGACGTGAAGGTGACATCCAACTTCTTTCCAATCAAATGATCTCCGAACAGCCGCCGTCGCTTAAGGGCCACCACCTTCTCTTTCACAAACCGCGACTCCTTCGGCACAACCCGCAAGCGAATTTCAGAATCCAAAGGCCCCCGAATGAGCTTCAGCAGACCATCAAACTCCAGTTCTCGTGCATCCACTTCATCAGCCGTCTCGTCAGCCCTGACCCCAATCA from Schlesneria paludicola DSM 18645 carries:
- a CDS encoding carbonic anhydrase; amino-acid sequence: MDLIYRYDPHLPISVECPSDSAAAMRLLCDGNLRLTSVVAQMQKATLGEGGVSEIVVPMSPVSLGLPLVAGAVSTQRPYALVLGCSDARVPVEPIFDQSFNDLFVLRIAGNVLGTECLGSFDYAVRQFADSLKLVVVLGHTGCGAVSAAVETYLSPTDYADIAFTHALRSLIDRIMIAVRGAAGAIQQVCGRKVQQHPNYKDALIEVAVYLNAAITAFDLRREIAAFGGGSMHVVYGVYDLATLFVSPIPAAHPTKPGFAPAPQQENLTTLGQQLAQAVVDKGVLGE
- a CDS encoding PDZ domain-containing protein translates to MQLPVPLAMCAFLMLCFVEAIPADTADSKEGTKNTVVTPAPIIGVGVALIAQKRPLGYEISSVVPNTPAALSGEIRPGDLLIGVRADETADEVDARELEFDGLLKLIRGPLDSEIRLRVVPKESRFVKEKVVALKRRRLFGDHLIGKKLDVTFTSIVDRESLTLEQFEHRAVLMMLWSKENADELAELFETLETLIGRETIFDKVELIAVNCDESVDAADTNSQNFQIDGLRHVWLDPQIARKVSSGKMPLFVIVSPSGKVDAVCPPYAIDVDKFLLQYGL